One Bombina bombina isolate aBomBom1 chromosome 5, aBomBom1.pri, whole genome shotgun sequence DNA segment encodes these proteins:
- the LOC128659868 gene encoding gastrula zinc finger protein XlCGF26.1-like, which translates to MNSYVLDKHVNSSYPSFTSGSIRMIPQTPIVLDTNDNSQTLRISQQMFKGDGDLAGTWQQSLCTESNLVIKQEDNIYDLSSEIIIPEDKPHTFTEFSKHIKEGKSLQSSKMIHTKEKPFKCTECEKSFRWKSSLLEHYKIHTGEKPHTCTECGKCFTRMENLKSHKKIHTGENYFTCTECGKSFTKMSNLKSHERSHTGEKSFTCTECGKCFTQNSDLKKHERIHTGEKPFTCTECGKCFTQNSELKNHERIHTGEKPFTCSECGKGFTQKSHLKTHERIHTGEKPFECIECGKGFTAKGSLKTHEMIHTGEKPFTCTECGKCFTEKGSLKKHESIHTGEKPFTCTECGKCFTQNSDLKKHERIHTGEKPFTCTECGKSFTQINSLKCHGRIHTAEKPFTCTECGKSFTQKSNLKTHERIHK; encoded by the coding sequence acaaacacgtcaatagttcatatccatccttcacttcaggaagcatcagaatgataccgcaaactccaatagtcttagacaccaatgacaaTTCACAAACATTGAGGATATCACAGCAGATGTTTAAAGGAGATGGTGATTTGGCAGGGACttggcagcaatcattatgtacagagagtaatttagtcatcaaacaagaggacaacatttatgacttatctagtgaaattattatccctgaggataaaccacacacatttactgagttttcaaaacatattaaagaagggaaaagtctacagtctagcaaaatgattcatacaaaggagaaacctttcaaatgtacagaatgtgagaaaagctttagatggaagtcttcTCTACTAGAACattacaaaattcacacaggtgagaaaccacacacatgtactgagtgcggcaaatgttttacaagAATGGAAAATCTGAAAagtcataaaaagattcacacaggagaaaattatttcacatgtacagagtgtggaaaaagttttacaaaaatgagtaatctgaaaagtcatgaaaggagtcacacaggagaaaaatcgttcacatgtacagagtgtggaaaatgttttacacaaaacagtgatctgaaaaagcatgaaaggattcacacaggagaaaagcctttcacatgtacagagtgtggaaaatgttttacacaaaacagtgaactgaaaaatcatgaaaggattcacacaggagaaaagcctttcacatgttcaGAGTGTGGGAaaggttttacacaaaagagtcatctgaaaactcatgaaaggattcacacaggagaaaagcctttcgaGTGtatagagtgtggaaaaggttttacagcaaagggtagtctgaaaactcatgaaatgattcacacaggagaaaagcctttcacatgtacagagtgtggaaaatgttttacagaaaagggtagtctgaaaaagcatgaaagtattcacacaggagaaaagcctttcacatgtacagagtgtggaaaatgttttacacaaaacagtgatctgaaaaagcatgaaaggattcacacaggagaaaagcctttcacatgtacagagtgtggaaaaagttttacacaaataaatagtctgaaatGTCATGGAAGGATTCACACagcagaaaagcctttcacatgtacagagtgtggaaaaagttttacacaaaagagtaatctgaaaactcatgaaaggattcacaag